The Candidozyma auris chromosome 1, complete sequence genome includes a region encoding these proteins:
- the SMM1 gene encoding tRNA-dihydrouridine(20) synthase (NAD(+)), with product MVRSGELPTRLMALKHGADLVWSPEIIDKKLRSCIRIENEDLKTIDFVEARNGQVPTPKPGKSVPVVFRTDRAKEKGRLILQLGSADPEIAVEAAKKVIDDVDGIDLNCGCPKPFSTHAGMGAALLSNPELLTSILLNLVEEVGKPKNKPISAKIRLLDPADPKPTLDLVEKICKTGIANLTVHCRTRSMRNRDTPIRIFVSQIYEVVSKYNVSLVINGGFQCRKEIENFQKSINNHAVGGMIAEAAESNPTVFAPVPLPWKEVTKEFLSLCIAYKNHASNSKYILLNQIPGRSQIYKDICKVKTNEDFLRIIEGVGAEGDLLFVRTMQKAVAMNKDEFMRQFESKRKMTTEPEFVEKRTKIEAVAG from the coding sequence ATGGTCCGTAGTGGAGAGCTCCCGACCAGACTCATGGCGCTTAAACATGGCGCTGACTTGGTTTGGTCTCCTGAAATCATCGACAAGAAACTACGAAGCTGCATACGAATCGAAAATGAGGATCTTAAGACGATAGATTTTGTGGAAGCAAGAAATGGCCAAGTGCCAACACCAAAACCTGGAAAATCGGTGCCTGTTGTGTTCCGCACGgacagagccaaagaaaaaggccGCTTGATTCTTCAGTTGGGATCAGCTGACCCTGAAATAGCAGTGGAAGCAGCTAAAAAAGTTATTGACGACGTTGATGGTATAGACTTAAACTGTGGCTGTCCCAAACCATTCTCAACGCATGCTGGTATGGGTGCAGCCTTACTCAGTAATCCAGAATTACTTACGCTGATCCTCTTGAACCTTGTGGAGGAAGTGGGCAAACCGAAAAATAAGCCAATAAGTGCTAAGATTAGGCTTCTAGACCCTGCTGATCCCAAGCCCACCTTGGATCTCGTGGAGAAGATTTGCAAGACTGGAATCGCCAACTTGACAGTTCACTGCCGTACCAGGAGTATGCGCAATAGAGACACACCCATAAGAATCTTTGTCAGTCAGATTTACGAGGTGGTGCTGAAGTACAATGTTTCTTTGGTGATAAATGGCGGATTCCAGTGTAGGAAAGAGATCGAGaactttcaaaagagtaTCAACAATCATGCTGTGGGAGGTATGATAGCAGAAGCTGCCGAGTCGAACCCCACTGTATTCGCACCAGTGCCTTTACCTTGGAAAGAAGTCACCAAGGAGTTTTTGTCCCTCTGCATCGCATACAAGAACCATGCTAGCAACAGCAAGTACATCTTATTAAACCAAATACCGGGAAGGTCGCAGATATACAAGGACATATGTAAGGTGAAGACTAATGAGGACTTCTTGAGGATCATCGAGGGTGTGGGTGCAGAAGGTGATCTTTTATTCGTGAGGACAATGCAGAAAGCCGTTGCCATGAACAAAGATGAATTCATGAGACAGTTTGAgctgaagaggaagatgactACTGAACCCGAATTCGTGGAAAAGAGAACGAAAATCGAAGCGGTGGCAGGTTAG
- the TIM23 gene encoding protein transporter TIM23: MSWLFGSSSAPAPAQVKEANSADPAAARLDKNGVPQTEIDRTSSFLQSPYFAEAAKLHPLAGLDKGVEYLDLEEDRLTELEGAQGVIASRDWKDDLCYGTGTVYLLGLGIGGAYGLQEGLSKMPADSPPKLKLNTVLNHITKRGPFLGNTAGCLAMGYNIVDALLDHWRGKHDDLNSLTSGAISGALLRCASGVKPMAYSAAMMTGAAGAWCALRRVLQ, from the coding sequence ATGTCTTGGCTTTTTGGCTCGCTGCTGGCGCCAGCACCTGCTCAAGTGAAAGAGGCTAACCTGGCCGACCCGGCGGCTGCCCGTCTCGACAAAAACGGCGTTCCCCAAACTGAAATCGACAGAACGTCGAGCTTTCTTCAGTCGCCATACTTCGCCGAGGCTGCTAAACTTCACCCTTTGGCCGGTTTAGATAAGGGTGTTGAATACTTGGACctcgaagaagacagaCTTACAGAGTTGGAGGGTGCTCAAGGTGTCATTGCCCTGAGAGACTGGAAGGACGACTTGTGTTACGGCACCGGTACAGTGTATCTTTTGGGGCTCGGGATTGGTGGTGCCTACGGTCTCCAAGAGGGTTTGCTGAAGATGCCTGCCGACTCGCCTCCAAAGTTGAAACTCAACACTGTTTTGAACCACATCACCAAGAGAGGTCCCTTTTTGGGCAACACTGCCGGTTGCTTGGCCATGGGCTACAACATTGTCGATGCTTTGCTCGACCACTGGAGAGGCAAGCACGATGActtgaactctttgacCTCGGGGGCGATCTCGGGGGCGTTGTTGCGTTGCGCGCTGGGAGTGAAGCCCATGGCGTATTCGGCGGCAATGATGACGGGCGCTGCGGGTGCCTGGTGTGCCTTGAGAAGGGTTTTGCAATGA
- a CDS encoding sugar porter family MFS transporter, giving the protein MTEVSSITSSKDRDVPTYMGLKGSKLNTAITTLCGVGFLLFGYDQGVMGSLLTLKSFRDTFPGIDTVENDDLHHSTIQGVTVGIYEVGCLTGALSTMYLGDKYGRLWMIFSGCVIMIIGAILQTASTGVAFLIVARIISGLGNGLLTATVPLYAAECSKAKSRGKSLCIHGSLITFGICISYWIDFAFYFTEKFGEVSWRFPIAFQLVFPLSMVALIWKFPESPRWLMGQSRPEDAAKVFASLYDKSPDHPFIKQLIEDIRVSLHAEEKVGGNKFSLKNLMKQGDRKNFHRVNLAAWSQVMQQICGINLITYYAGTIFESYIGMEPLESRILAACNGTEYFLASLIPIFVIEKVGRRKLFLFGTIGQCLTMLFLYVSMEMAKQNKPGAPIGAAVLLFVFNTFFGMSLLSLTWLYPPEVSSLEVRAPTTAISTACNWGFNFMVVMITPISFNSIDHHTYLIFFGINFCMIPVFYFLYPETKGRSLEEVDLIFAETPTWKPWKAVHIAATMPFLHEEDKTSDMEKFKGSFELVENGDDSSKNT; this is encoded by the coding sequence ATGACCGAAGTCAGCTCGATCACCAGCAGCAAGGATCGCGATGTGCCCACGTACATGGGTCTCAAGGGCTCCAAGCTCAATACTGCAATCACCACGCTATGTGGTGTTGGTTTCCTCTTGTTCGGTTACGACCAGGGCGTCATGGGGTCGCTTCTAACATTAAAATCATTCAGAGATACGTTCCCTGGAATCGACACCGTTGAGAACGACGACTTACATCATTCCACCATTCAAGGTGTCACCGTGGGTATTTACGAAGTTGGGTGTCTCACGGGTGCTCTCTCCACCATGTACTTGGGTGACAAGTATGGTCGTTTATGGATGATTTTCTCCGGCTGTGTGATCATGATCATTGGAGCTATTTTGCAGACGGCCTCTACGGGTGTTGCGTTTTTGATCGTGGCGAGAATCATTTCAGGGTTGGGCAATGGGTTGCTTACCGCAACGGTTCCTCTATACGCAGCTGAGTGctcaaaagcaaaaagtcGAGGTAAGTCCCTTTGTATCCATGGTTCATTGATCACATTCGGTATTTGTATTTCGTACTGGATCGATTTTGCTTTCTACTTCACAGAAAAGTTCGGCGAGGTGTCCTGGAGATTCCCCATCGCCTTCCAGCTTGTGTTTCCTCTCTCTATGGTGGCCCTCATTTGGAAATTCCCTGAATCGCCTAGATGGCTCATGGGTCAGTCTCGGCCAGAGGACGCCGCAAAGGTTTTTGCCTCTTTGTACGATAAGTCCCCAGACCACCCTTTCATCAAGCAGTTGATTGAGGATATCAGGGTGTCCTTGCACGCAGAAGAGAAGGTGGGCGGTAACAAGTTCAGTCTTAAAAATCTTATGAAACAAGGAGATCGCAAAAACTTCCATAGAGTGAACTTGGCAGCGTGGTCTCAGGTGATGCAGCAAATCTGTGGTATCAACTTGATTACCTACTACGCTGGTACCATTTTTGAAAGTTACATAGGTATGGAGCCCTTGGAGCTGAGAATCTTGGCTGCTTGTAATGGTACTGAGTACTTTTTGGCTTCACTTATCCCAATCTTTGTTATCGAGAAAGTTGGAAGAAGGAAgttgtttttgtttggtACAATTGGGCAGTGCTTAACCATGCTTTTCCTTTACGTTTCCATGGAGATGGCGAAGCAAAACAAGCCTGGTGCTCCAATTGGTGCCGCggttttgttgtttgtGTTCAACACTTTCTTCGGGATGTCCCTCTTGTCGCTCACCTGGTTATACCCACCTGAGGTATCTTCGTTGGAGGTCAGAGCACCAACTACAGCTATTTCCACAGCCTGCAATTGGGGTTTCAACTTTatggtggtgatgattACACCCATTAGTTTCAACAGTATTGATCACCACACATACcttattttctttggtaTTAACTTCTGCATGATACCAGTTTTCTACTTCTTGTACCCAGAGACAAAGGGAAGATCTTTGGAGGAGGTCGATTTGATTTTCGCAGAGACTCCAACCTGGAAGCCCTGGAAGGCCGTCCATATTGCTGCAACCATGCCATTCCTTCACGAGGAAGACAAAACCTCCGATATGGAGAAATTTAAAGGAAGCTttgagcttgtggagaatgGTGACGACTCGTCTAAAAACACGTAG